One Candida dubliniensis CD36 chromosome 1, complete sequence genomic region harbors:
- a CDS encoding secretory lipase 2 precursor, putative (Similar to C. albicans LIP2): protein MKGLVFLFGLLPTIYASLVHLTPASDDDFYNPPAGFESAKNGDILKLRNSPNKLASFYFPIDVKNAWQLLVKSEDSFGNPNAFVTTLIEPYNADPSKVVSYQTWEDASNINCSPSYGAQFGSPLSTITTQIDMTLIVPPLRSGYYVVTPDYEGPKATFAVGRQSGQATLDSVRAILQSGSFSGIKEDAKVALWGYSGGSLATGWAAALQPVYAPELQKNIVGAAVGGFAANITAIAESVDGTIFAGLITLALNGLANEYPDLKKAFYEEISDFAVPEFKAGAENCLAENIFHYPLHQYFTGPKRAFDKGWGLLKEDVFNKSIQDNLLIGLNKTYLPQVPVLIYHGTVDEIIPIKDPHAQYKLWCDWGIESLEFAEDLSTGHLAETFTGAPAALAWIDARFDGKTPIQGCSHTTRLTNLLYPNTSDSTHSYFLGIYQSVFGTPLGPGVNGDNISISSGLLGLVGSII, encoded by the coding sequence ATGAAAGGTTTGGTTTTCttatttggtttattgCCAACAATCTATGCTTCGTTAGTACACTTGACTCCTGCTAGTGATGATGACTTTTATAATCCACCTGCTGGTTTTGAATCTGCCAAGAATGGggatattttgaaattgagaAATTCCCCTAACAAGCTTGCTAGTTTCTATTTCCCTATTGATGTCAAGAATGCTTGGCAACTTTTGGTCAAATCTGAAGATTCCTTTGGTAACCCAAATGCTTTTGTTACTACGCTTATTGAACCTTATAATGCTGATCCATCAAAAGTTGTGTCTTATCAAACCTGGGAAGATGCTTCCAACATTAACTGTTCACCATCTTACGGTGCCCAATTTGGTTCTCCATTAAGTACCATTACTACCCAAATTGACATGACTTTGATTGTTCCTCCTTTAAGAAGTGGTTACTATGTTGTCACTCCAGATTATGAAGGTCCAAAGGCAACATTTGCCGTGGGAAGACAATCTGGACAAGCAACTTTGGATTCAGTTAGAGCTATTTTACAATCGGGATCTTTCTCTGGTATCAAAGAAGATGCTAAAGTGGCCTTATGGGGATACTCTGGTGGTTCTTTGGCCACCGGTTGGGCCGCTGCTTTGCAACCAGTCTATGCTCCAgagttgcaaaaaaatattgttggTGCTGCTGTTGGTGGATTTGCCGCTAATATCACTGCTATTGCTGAATCTGTTGATGGTACTATTTTCGCTGGTTTGATCACTCTTGCATTGAATGGTTTAGCTAATGAATACCCTGACTTGAAGAAAGCTTTCTATGAAGAAATTTCCGACTTTGCTGTTCCAGAATTCAAAGCTGGTGCTGAAAACTGTTTAGCtgaaaatattttccaTTATCCGTTACATCAATACTTTACTGGTCCAAAGAGAGCCTTTGATAAAGGTTGGGGGTTACTTAAAGAAGATGTTTTCAACAAAAGTATCCAAGACAATTTGTTAATTGGTTTGAATAAGACCTACTTGCCTCAAGTTCctgttttgatttatcatgGTACTGTTGATGAGATTATTCCAATCAAGGATCCACATGCCCAATACAAACTTTGGTGTGACTGGGGTATTGAATCTCTTGAGTTTGCTGAAGATTTGCTGACTGGTCATTTGGCTGAAACATTTACTGGGGCACCTGCTGCCTTAGCCTGGATTGATGCAAGATTTGATGGTAAAACTCCAATTCAAGGATGTCTGCACACAACCAGATTGACAAATCTTTTGTATCCAAACACTTCTGATTCTACTCACCTGTACTTCCTTGGTATTTACCAATCAGTTTTCGGTACTCCATTAGGACCAGGTGTCAATGGTGATAACATTTCTATCAGCAGTGGATTACTTGGTCTTGTAGGTAGTATCATTTAA
- a CDS encoding iron transporter, putative (Similar to S. cerevisiae FTH1;~Similar to C. albicans FTH1) gives MASTSFEEYFSIQTFLIVFRETLESAIIISVLLSFVHQTFNGNTKKSNRDTRNQTYDSVESSSSLIPSQSDDLAFEKNDAKLCRYLQLQIWIGGLLGLLVCLIIGAIILGIFYIIGSDLWTVAEHYWEGTFSIIASIIISVMGIKILRVNKMQEKWKLKLGKILQSSGYLNNSSNQQSFDKAGRTWANRIELWSEKYNMFILPFVTTLREGLEAIAVIGGIGINENTSVMALVNAAMLAIISGILVGVLLYRYGNTLSLKMFLITSTCFLYLVAAGLFSKGVWNFELQRFIDKCGGLDVSETGHGPGSYDIAISVWHVNCCNGEMQEDGVFWMVFTAILGWTNSATIGSVVSYNVYWIVIILVFGSLIYEEKNGFLPLIPISWQLKRIQKRQNLYQPLNAPEIGVHEEVRESIDTLNSETPLQR, from the coding sequence ATGGCGAGTACTTCATTTGAGGAATACTTTTCAATTCAGacatttttaattgttttcagAGAAACACTTGAATCTGCTATAATCATATCAGTGTTGCTTTCGTTTGTGCATCAAACATTCAATGGCAACaccaaaaaatcaaaccGTGACACTCGCAACCAAACTTATGATAGTGTTGAAAGTTCAAGTTCATTGATTCCATCACAGTCTGACGACCTtgcatttgaaaaaaatgatgCTAAACTTTGCAGATACTTGCAATTACAAATATGGATTGGTGGATTATTGGGACTTTTGGTATGCCTAATAATTGGTGCTATCATTCTTGgtatattttatattattggtaGTGATTTGTGGACCGTTGCTGAACATTATTGGGAAGGtacattttcaataattgccAGTATTATCATCTCAGTAATGGGGATTAAAATTCTTCGTGTTAATAAAATGCAAGAAAAGTGGAAATTGAAGCTTGGCAAAATATTGCAATCTTCTGGATACTTAAACAACTCAAGCAATCAACAATCTTTCGACAAGGCAGGTCGCACATGGGCAaatagaattgaattatgGTCTGAAAAATACAATATGTTCATATTGCCATTTGTTACTACTTTAAGAGAAGGTTTAGAAGCAATAGCAGTTATCGGAGGTATCGGTATCAATGAAAATACTTCAGTGATGGCTCTAGTAAATGCTGCGATGTTGGCAATTATTCTGGGAATTTTAGTAGGAGTTCTATTGTATCGATATGGTAATACTTTGTCTTTAAAGATGTTTTTAATCACATCAACTTGTTTCTTATATTTAGTTGCAGCTGGTTTGTTTTCCAAAGGGGTCTGGAATTTTGAGTTGCAGAggtttattgataaatgtgGAGGGCTAGATGTGAGTGAGACTGGCCATGGTCCTGGATCATATGATATCGCAATATCTGTTTGGCATGTCAATTGCTGCAATGGAGAAATGCAAGAAGATGGAGTTTTCTGGATGGTTTTCACTGCTATTTTAGGATGGACAAACTCTGCTACAATTGGTAGTGTTGTGAGCTACAATGTTTATTGGATTGTTATTATATTGGTATTTGGGTCTTTGATTTACGAAGAAAAGAATGGATTTTTACCATTAATTCCTATTTCCTGGCAATTAAAAAGAATCCAAAAGAGGCAGAATTTGTACCAACCTTTGAATGCTCCCGAGATTGGTGTACATGAGGAAGTCAGAGAAAGCATCGACACATTAAATTCAGAAACCCCCTTACAAAGATGA
- a CDS encoding isopentenyl-diphosphate: tRNA isopentenyltransferase, putative (Similar to S. cerevisiae MOD5;~Similar to C. albicans MOD5) encodes MFPQLYRLLAKSTMSNVSAKKAIISIVGTTGVGKSQFSIDLARAIGGEIINADSMQVYQKLDQITNKHPLDERMGVPHHVIDYVPWDEDYHIHKFNQDAQSIIDEIHNRGRIPIVVGGTHYYLQTLLFNNKTIDDSKSNLKELTGKQLEILDGPVDILFRTLQEVDPIIAKKFHPQDHRKLRRALEIYYTKGEKASEIYHEQKLDELDSSSMKYNTLFFWVYCDPEILNDRLDKRVDKMMENGAIEEIKEMYDFYKSKQEQNLTCTSGIWQVIGFKEFLLWLESNQQNAKLFEHGIERMKIRTRQYARYQVKWIKKSLLTELEKESKFDFVNGGKLYILDATNLDKWHENVDEIGIQIAKDFLSKGANGVLLPQAPEELRHFFEAPNEIKSNRKLESQENWKHFVCNICKDKQGNPLVAVGEDSWNVHINSRRHKKHEESIKKRKHNEEMIRLKKIKSNQEVGLTEQSTF; translated from the coding sequence ATGTTCCCCCAGTTATATCGACTATTagcaaaatcaacaatgtCGAATGTGTCAGCCAAAAAAGCAATAATCAGTATTGTTGGAACCACAGGTGTTGGTAAATCTCAATTCAGCATCGATTTAGCACGAGCCATAGGTGGTGAAATTATCAATGCTGACTCAATGCAAGTCTATCAAAAACTAGATCAAATAACCAATAAACATCCACTAGATGAAAGAATGGGAGTTCCTCATCATGTCATTGATTACGTACCATGGGATGAAGATTATCATATAcataaattcaatcaagATGCTCAACTGATTATTGATGAGATACACAACCGAGGTAGAATCCCCATTGTAGTTGGTGGAACCCATTACTACTTACAGACtttattattcaacaataaaacaatcGACGACTCGAAATCCAATTTGAAAGAGTTGACGGgaaaacaattggaaatCTTAGATGGTCCTGTTGACATTCTATTTCGAACTTTGCAAGAAGTAGATCCAATAATAGCAAAAAAATTCCACCCGCAAGATCATCGAAAACTACGTCGAGCTTTGGAAATATACTACACGAAAGGTGAAAAGGCATCAGAAATTTATCATGAACAAAAGCTTGATGAATTAGATTCTAGTTCCATGAAGTATAATacattgtttttttgggtaTATTGTGATCCAGAAATACTTAATGACCGATTAGATAAACGAGTTGATAAAATGATGGAAAATGGGGCCATAGAAGAAATCAAGGAAATGTATGATTTTTATAAATCCAAACAGGAGCAGAATCTCACGTGTACTTCGGGGATCTGGCAAGTGATTGGATTTAAGGAGTTTTTGCTTTGGTTGGAAAGTAATCAACAGAATGCCAAGCTATTTGAACATGGTATCGAACGAATGAAAATTCGAACTAGACAATATGCAAGATACCAAGTTAAATGGATCAAGAAATCGTTATTGACAGAATTAGAAAAggaatcaaaatttgatttcgtAAATGGTGGGAAATTGTATATATTAGATGCCACAAATTTAGACAAGTGGCATGAAAATGTGGATGAAATAGGAATCCAAATCGCTAAGGATTTTTTGTCAAAGGGGGCAAATGGAGTTTTACTACCACAAGCTCCAGAAGAATTGAGGCATTTTTTTGAAGCACCTAATGAAATAAAGTCTAATCGAAAACTTGAGTCCCAAGAAAACTGGAAGCATTTTGTTTGTAACATTTGTAAAGACAAACAAGGCAATCCTTTAGTTGCAGTGGGTGAAGATAGCTGGAATGTGCATATAAATAGTAGACGCCATAAGAAGCATGAAGAGTCTATcaaaaagagaaaacaTAACGAAGAGATGATTAggttgaagaaaataaaatcaaatcaagaaGTGGGATTGACGGAGCAAAGCACTTTTTAA
- a CDS encoding pH-response regulator protein, putative (Similar to C. albicans RIM20;~Similar to S. cerevisiae RIM20), which yields MNTNLLFIPLKQSSVLDLGEELRQVINNHYFQPASSFNSDLVYITDLRNQVAQIKNINNELGKTSQDDSILLQYLQVLGNLQKKFSDDCIEFAWFDTLTYGPRGPYRYRSLKIEKLNVIFQIGCLYSQVAISESRHTDIGLKRACRYFQLSAGCFMSINKFLISMTANTNNPLILSIPPSMESSTVQCLEYLMLAQAQETIWQKAINSDSMKDSVVARLSIQASEYYSKALDYGNSSDLIKLEWINHIKVKKFHFLAAAHLRSSTIAADAFQYGEQVAHLRVASQAVDKALKSKKYVSNLVLEDLQGLADVIKVRLRTAEKDNDLVYLKIVPQEKELKPIIGVSMVKSIVPEEFEKPESNIEIFKELLPYVIIHVAQAMRERQDEYIQTKIVTPIQGLNNMLVKFLIERDLPASIDSIQQPENIPDSVVRHSQEILKIGGIDFIEKAFKELDKLKIECNHLLQECQTRIELDRSEDEMLRRKQGSERWSRESTNDAAQELIEKIDKMKQYLQQANNGDSFVLEKFHDIKPALEVYSSGYRALSQYIPSSQYIELPDRLSIVISDLRNCLAKADILESERKEFLQNVELKGRDNNILPKLISEYNSNRSKYQTANGEFNLNAFENVYEKHMKLFDSDIRYIATTRNLQMTIEHEIDLINQNFVQEFKLLQNSSNDKRQKVLQYLETAYEKFLEIINNLTEGSKFYTDFIEKGGAVLQECEEYLYRRRVESRDLELAINNSFQQQQAQTQNEQMSVPKSYNNDKLVSPKTSKPGLWNPNSDIRFS from the coding sequence ATGAATACAaacttattatttataCCATTAAAACAATCTAGTGTATTGGATTTAGGTGAAGAGTTGAGACAAGTTATCAACAACCACTATTTTCAACCAGCAtcttctttcaattctGATTTAGTTTACATAACTGATTTGCGTAATCAAGTTGCCCAAATCAAGaacattaataatgaaCTTGGGAAAACTAGTCAagatgattcaattttattacaATATTTGCAAGTTTTAGgcaatttacaaaaaaagttttctGACGATTGTATTGAATTTGCTTGGTTTGACACTTTGACTTATGGTCCCCGTGGACCTTACCGATACCGTTCATTAAAAATTGAGAAACTTAATGTGATCTTTCAAATTGGGTGCTTGTATTCTCAAGTAGCTATTTCAGAACTGAGACATACTGATATAGGGCTCAAAAGAGCTTGTcgttattttcaattatcgGCAGGGTGTTTTATGTCTATTAATAAGTTTTTGATTCTGATGACAGCAAATACAAACAATCCATTGATATTACTGATCCCTCCTAGTATGGAATCGTCTACTGTGCAATGCCTAGAATATTTAATGTTGGCACAGGCACAGGAAACAATTTGGCAAAAGGCTATTAATAGCGACTCCATGAAAGATTCTGTTGTTGCAAGACTATCTATCCAAGCTTCTGAATATTACTCAAAAGCTTTAGATTATGGTAACTCATCAGATCTCATTAAATTGGAATGGATCAATCACataaaagtgaaaaaatttcattttttggCAGCAGCCCATTTAAGATCGAGCACTATTGCAGCTGATGCATTTCAATATGGAGAACAAGTGGCTCATTTACGTGTGGCATCTCAGGCTGTCGATAAAGCATTGAAAAGTAAAAAATATGTTAGCAATTTAGTATTGGAAGACTTGCAGGGCCTAGCAGACGTCATAAAGGTCAGACTAAGGACAGCTGAAAAAGATAATGATTTGGTGTATTTAAAAATAGTGCCTCAAGAGAAGGAATTGAAACCTATTATTGGTGTCTCAATGGTAAAGTCAATTGTTCCAGAAGAGTTTGAAAAGCCagaatcaaatattgaGATATTTAAAGAGCTTTTGCCATATGTAATTATACATGTTGCCCAAGCAATGAGAGAAAGACAGGATGAATATATACAAACAAAGATTGTTACCCCTATTCAGGGTTTAAATAATATGCTTGTCAAATTTCTAATAGAACGCGATTTACCTGCTTCGATCgattcaattcaacaacCCGAGAATATTCCTGATTCCGTGGTCCGTCATTCCCAGGAGATCTTGAAGATTGGTGgcattgattttattgaGAAAGCTTTCAAAGAGTTGgacaaattaaaaattgaatgtAATCATTTGTTGCAAGAGTGTCAAACACGAATCGAATTGGACAGGAGTGAAGATGAAATGCTTAGAAGAAAGCAAGGTTCTGAAAGATGGAGCCGCGAATCGACTAACGATGCAGCACAAGagttaattgaaaaaatagataaaatgaaacaatatTTGCAACAAGCCAACAACGGAGatagttttgttttagaaaaatttcatGATATCAAACCGGCATTGGAGGTCTATTCCAGTGGATACAGGGCTTTGTCGCAGTATATCCCAAGTTCTCAATATATTGAATTGCCCGATCGATTACTGATAGTGATTAGTGATTTAAGAAATTGTTTAGCCAAGGCAGATATTCTTGAATCTGAAAGAAAAGAGTTTTTACAAAATGTGGAACTCAAGGGTAGGGACAATAACATATTACCAAAACTAATATCTGAGTACAACTCGAATCGTTCCAAATATCAAACTGCAAATGGTGAATTTAATTTGAATGCATTTGAAAATGTCTATGAGAAACATatgaaattgtttgattCGGACATTAGGTATattgcaacaacaagaaactTGCAGATGACTATAGAACATGAAATCGATTTAATTAACCAAAACTTTGTCCAGGAATTTAAATTGTTGCAGAATTCTTCTAATGATAAACGTCAGAAAGTACTTCAGTATTTGGAAACGGCTTATGAGAAATTTTTggaaatcatcaacaatttaacAGAGGGATCTAAATTTTACACTGATTTTATTGAGAAAGGAGGTGCAGTTTTGCAAGAGTGTGAAGAATATTTGTATAGGCGAAGAGTTGAGAGTCGAGACTTAGAATTGGCCATTAATAACTCGTTTCAGCAACAGCAAGCACAAACACAAAATGAACAAATGAGTGTTCCTAAAAGCTATAACAATGATAAGTTGGTATCACCTAAAACAAGTAAACCTGGTTTATGGAACCCCAACTCTGACATTCGATTTAGTTAG
- a CDS encoding polo-like inase, putative (Similar to C. albicans CEF1;~Similar to S. cerevisiae CEF1;~Similar to S. pombe CDC5) → MAPPLYVKGGVWTNVEDEILKAAIQKYGIYQWERISSLLPKKSAKQVKARWVEYLSPLLNKTDWTKEEDEKLLNLHRIFPNQWRSISNILNRTAVQCVERYQKLIDEAAGVKPGDDEDHLGLSGPGIETLPAVGASSSGLAVGEMNLNPESKPARPDDEDLPDDEREMLAEAKARLGNIQGKKAKRKARERMLEESKRIALLQKRRELKSAGINVKLTTRNKKKRKEFDYNADIPHEIIPKSGPYDTTDELKQNDYEKRQFGQQVSTKGISMKDIDDRIAKEESRRKKEIEKKQSEKKRELSAAGSLIREHEDAKRRKLSLPEPEPDGFKTTASDTLVLAKHSNNQVSQKDIARNQNKKRTAVAQLIKETFEKLPPPKHETGEVLPFVSTNILESRNGTDVNDISEVSTKEIPNETGADVNTTVSRVVQRELPIPHPNSLRDPSTIKFGSLVDKLIVEECHRLIGSDYKQYHDATISVASAANYDPGLLDKINQDIDKEFAQMDISSVREFKDYTLPKNFKVAESIIENLHTLHDENEQLTNRISSFTNYEEQRDQKLTQLTHLWRELADVNLSYSIEKKLFELESSAADKEKLRLREEIDKLNEKIETLKQG, encoded by the coding sequence ATGGCTCCACCATTATATGTCAAAGGGGGTGTTTGGACAAATGTAGAGGATGAAATATTGAAAGCTGCCATACAAAAGTATGGTATTTATCAATGGGAGagaatttcttcattattaccAAAGAAATCTGCAAAACAAGTGAAAGCAAGATGGGTTGAATATTTATCACCACTTCTAAATAAAACCGACTGgacaaaagaagaagatgagaaattattaaatctcCACAGGATATTTCCCAACCAATGGAGAAGTATATCAAATATCCTTAACCGAACTGCGGTCCAGTGTGTGGAGCGTTATCAAAAACTAATTGATGAAGCCGCTGGAGTTAAACCTGGAGACGACGAAGACCATTTGGGGTTATCAGGTCCAGGTATAGAGACGTTACCAGCTGTAGGTGCCTCTAGCAGCGGGTTGGCGGTTGGagaaatgaatttgaatccAGAAAGCAAACCTGCAAGACCAGACGATGAGGATCTACCTGATGATGAACGTGAAATGTTAGCTGAAGCAAAGGCAAGGTTAGGGAATATTCAAGGTAAAAAAGCCAAACGAAAGGCTCGTGAAAGAATGTTAGAAGAGAGTAAGCGTATTGCATTGCTTCAGAAAAGGAGGGAATTGAAATCAGCTGGCATAAATGTTAAATTAACAACACGAAATAAAAAGAAGCGGAAAGAATTTGACTATAATGCTGATATCCCCCATGAGATTATCCCAAAATCAGGGCCTTATGATACCACAGATGAATTGAAACAGAATGATTATGAAAAGCGCCAGTTTGGTCAACAAGTATCTACAAAGGGTATTAGCATGAAAGATATAGATGATAGAATTGCCAAAGAGGaatcaagaagaaagaaggagattgaaaagaaacagctggaaaagaaaagagaatTAAGTGCGGCAGGAAGCCTAATTAGAGAACACGAGGATGctaaaagaagaaagttGAGCTTACCAGAACCGGAACCCGATGGGTTTAAGACGACCGCGAGTGATACTTTGGTCCTTGCTAAACATCTGAACAACCAAGTATCCCAAAAAGACATTGCCcgaaatcaaaataaaaaaagaactgCGGTAGctcaattgataaaagaaacttttgaaaaacttCCCCCTCCAAAACATGAAACAGGGGAGGTTCTACCATTCGTTTCTACCAACATTCTTGAATCCAGAAATGGGACAGATGTCAACGATATATCTGAAGTTTCGACTAAAGAAATACCTAATGAAACTGGAGCAGATGTCAATACTACAGTATCTCGTGTTGTGCAGCGGGAGTTACCAATACCTCATCCAAATAGTCTACGAGATCCAAGTACCATAAAGTTTGGTTCATTGGTAGacaaattgattgttgaGGAATGTCATCGATTGATAGGTTCCGACTACAAACAATATCATGATGCTACTATCAGTGTAGCTTCTGCGGCTAATTATGACCCTGGTTTGCTTGATAAGATCAACCAAGACATTGATAAAGAGTTTGCTCAAATGGATATTTCATCTGTTCGTGAATTTAAAGACTATACTCTTCCAAAGAACTTCAAGGTTGCAGAATCCATTATAGAAAATTTGCACACTCTCCATGATGAAAACGAGCAGTTGACAAATAGAATACTGTCTTTCACAAATTATGAAGAACAACGAGATCAGAAGTTGACACAATTGACTCATTTATGGCGCGAATTGGCTGATGTTAATTTGTCTTATCTGATAGAGAAGAAGTTGTTTGAACTTGAAAGTCTGGCTGCTGACAAGGAAAAACTTCGCTTGCGTGAAGAAATCGacaaattaaatgaaaagatTGAAACTCTCAAACAAGGATAG